The following is a genomic window from Neodiprion pinetum isolate iyNeoPine1 chromosome 3, iyNeoPine1.2, whole genome shotgun sequence.
CATGCCTTTTTCAAGATAAATTTCACTAAATCGTGCTTATGACGAAATAATCAAGCAATCATTTGAACATCAATTAAAAACACTTTAGCTTAGgattatacaatatttgtttacaataataataatagtagatatcgaaataatttcaactacaataaattttataatcaacgcggtttttaaaaatatagttcAATTGCTGATCGATAGGATTACACATATAGTACAGACAAATTGGAGTCGCAAAATAGGCGTAATGATAAAAGGCAAGTCGTGGCAAAAGCTGACTTATAATCTAACAACAAATTTACCAGTGGTTAGGTGATGATTAGAACGTGCTGAATAAGAAAATACGGATCCCTGCACAGTTTCGTTAGGGTCCCATGATGCTTCATTAAAAGGAAAGGGGAGAGATGATATACTagtttattaataattacgGGGGCAAATTAGTATTTACATTCATTCAAGTAGCACATGCAAAGTGGTGTGActaagttgaaaataattttgagcACAGCTCATTGTGCGGAATACAGTGTAAAGAAATATACAGTATTCGCTTGGTACGTGGGAATactaatttcttttttcctcaatcATAGCATcgttttaataaaatcatttgaaaGTCATCCAGAGCATTCgtgttgtaaaaatattctgcTAATGATTGAGCTTAATTTGTTATCATAAACTGCAAACATTCGTGCACATGTAAGCTtctaaatattcaaaaaatttacagtttAGGGGAGGCCAGGCCTAAGTGAAATAGTTGAATTTCCAATTGGAACAAATCCAATTTGGACATTTAACCATTTATTAGCTGTGTGATGGTAGTTAATAAAGACTTGTCAAGCGgaaaatcataatttttatagGGTTATACTTGGATTTccgaattttacaaaaatgttGGACTTGATTTATTTTGCCCTATTGCAAGGGCAAAGCAAAGTAATTTCCGGAATAAAGTGGAACTGTATGTAACTAAGAAAAGACCATTTTTTGTGAATTGAATATTCACCAATTGAAAAGCAGTCTCtagttttttaaaaagtgaTAATGCAAgattaatatacataaaaCATGTATTGATGTGAAAACTAAATGCATCGAACACTGATAAAAAGTGAGTgttaagatgaaaaaaaaaaaaaagaaaacgaaccAGGCGTAACTTTTAATATATCCAACAGTATCACTTATCCGATTCGCAAATCTAAAAATATAGACTTTTACTGTTCAAGACACATTATGTTCCACTTTGCTCCTGATGGGTTACCAAGCTATGAATGATATCACGATTTATgtcaaagcaaaaaaaaaaaaaagaaaaagaatattcCTATGCCAGATAACAAATTTGCAACGAGATAGCATCTACATTTCTTGTTGCAGATGAATTTTTTAGATTGCCATTAATGAAAAGGATTGAACTGAAATTATGATATTTTATAACAGCAAATATTACGAAATAAATTcctctttgaattttttttcaagaattccAGTATACCCATAGAATATTATATTCTACAATGCGCACTAAATCGATGCAGCAGTTTGCTATCGATTACTGCTGTTCCACTTGACCTGTCCTTCCACTTTGCCACAGTCTTCCCTATTTGTACACGGGAAAAGGAATCTGAGTAGCTGCCCTGCGCCGCTCCGAACAGCTGCGTAACACATCAACATATTGAATACGATCTATTATCTTGTTATGTATACTACAACTATTTTATCAATATgctgatgaaagaaaaaatttcttaacaTGAATTGAAGTTattaatttgtaaaaagatcgtggaaaaaaattcataaatcaGAAATATCCATAACTATGTTAACTACAAGTTGCATTCCATTGTTAAGGTAATCCCACACACCAAATCTATGATTTACTTGCAAACAAAATGCTACCTCCAATTGCAAGACTTTCACTTCGAAAGATGGAACGCTATCGCTCAAGAAGTAccgtaaaaattaaaactaatcTATAAAtgagttataaaaatattttggtaaTGACTGCAATGATTCAaggttgatgaaatttttttaagaggCAAATCAGGAATAACGACAGTATAGAGCTTTTTAGAAGACGTGTGAAAGTTTTTCTACCACCAAATCTTGGCACTTTCATTGTTGAGCATAAATACCGGACTTTCATCAGAATACAGTCGTATTCACGTGAGCTTTATCCAGGACATTGAATaccaaaattgcaaaaaacgtacaataaataaaagaatctACAGTGTTCATCTCAAAGTTATTCGCTACTACTTGATCTCAGTGCGCTCCGACTAATAATTTTACTCAACTATATACAACACCGGCATCTACATAACATCGACAAAGAATTCGCAAGGGTTTCCCATCGCAATGCGAAATGACTGTCTACTACCAGATAAATCTTGCTGATTTCCGGAACCAGTTCCAGTCTGCACGGATTGCTCAGAGCCACTGGAGCGACTGCGACTTCCATTTGATCTCTTTCCGTTAGATCCATTTCCATTGCCTGTATTCTTATTAGGCATACTTGGTATAGATGGAATATGTAAGTCCGATTCGGAAGCAGAAGAACAGGACTTCAGATCATGGATGGGTTCTTTACAAATGTGCTCACTTCCGGCGCTACTACCACCTGCAGGAAATTAGGGAGTACATTTAATTTAGCTAAAAACAACGCATTACTTGCTGGGCTCGTACTTAATTAGATGGCGACTCAAAAGGTAAGTAACATGTAAGAATGAATATCACAAAATCAGTATGAATATCACATTATGGTTTGGCTAATTGCTTAACAGTGGAATGTTCTGTTTTCTACCATAATCACACTGCTAAGATCAGTTTCTCACTGTTAAAAGGGTGAGTAAAAGGTGGGTTTTGTGAAatgagtgaaaaagaaaacaatgtGCTTCTAAAATAATTGCCGGATTAAAAGAAATACTAGAAATACTCTACTAGAAAATTGAATGgtgaagttgaatttttttatgaacaaGTTTTGTCTAAAATGATCCATTCCTTAAAAAACTGTGAAACTATCATTGCGCTAAATGCATGTAACTGCAATAATTcacaatgatattttttgctgTTAGTCTCTAGACTTTTCTCACTACGCTGAGCGATCTCGTGATGCGCTATCTTTGTGCAATGAAACCTTTACCATTTTTTAAGGGTTTGGTTTTTAGAAATTAAACTTTCCGGAAAACGTCTGCGCATTTCTTTCACTGTAAATTTCGGCTGATTTGAAAATCGATCAACTCGTGAAGTAGTAGAATCCATCAAATTCTACGTTCAATCATACTTAAAGAATAACAAATACTTATAGTTAGCAACACAATTGGTAATTGTTAGACACACCATAAAAGAACACTTTCAGTTATGGCAGTAATATCTCtctaaaatttgaattaaaaataccgTTCATTGTCTAAATTACGGCGAGTTGAAGTTGAAATAacatcaattttctttacaaaGGTCTAGAACTGTGCGTTACGAGATATTTCCGAATGggaacgatttgaaaaatgttttccaatTCTAATACAGAAAATACCCTAACAGAAGCGAAcggattttcaaattaacTGACAAGAAAATAGAATTCGATTCCTCAACTATGATTGTTTTTCCAGAAGAAGATCAGACATGAAATACCATGCATTGTAACTTGTATGGCTGTAAAATGTCACGTTATAGTCTTGAGTAAAATTACCTGATCCACTATGTACACTCTCCTCGCGGTGATATCCGTAAACTGTAGGCTCATTTGTAAAGTTAAACGGCATAGGACTGTATCCAGTTGCCGAGTGGGGGGCGTAAGTTCCAGAATATGGCATATCCCATGCAGATGGCGGCGGCAGGGGTCCGACCGTATCGCAATCCAATTTCATACTACTCATCGCAGAGCACAAATCACCAAAAATATAATAGCACTGTTCTGaaaatgttattttgtttACTGTATGTCTGATGAAGCCTGCTTTGAGCATTAGCGAGGCATATTTCCGAGCATCGCGTCGGTCTATAAATCCTTCGACGTGCGAATTCAACCAGTCAACAACATCTGCGCCAATAAATGCATTCGGAATAGTTATTTTCAGCCACATACGGTCGCGTATTTCAAGTCCAGAATCTGGCCTTGCCATTGCACGGACAATTGTAGGCATGTCCGTATTCATCGTAAGATGAAGCTCCTCAATCGGACCTGTGGACACAGTTGTCTCTACTCAGCGAATGAGCGGACGAACGGAATAAGAATGTGgatgaatgaaaatgataatagaaaaaaattgaatgtatacaaataaaattttttctcttctgttaAAACTGggtttattaaattttgaaacaaaacgaTATTTCGAACATTTCTTCAAATCAGAACAATTAGACAATAAAttgatctttcttttttttttttgtaaattttttctaaaatcaacatttttcttttcctttttcattttgcaaacatgcaaaaaataatttgtggCTAATATAAAGATTCTTATTGATTTTGAATGACGGATGATAAAAGTGAtgatagaaataataaatcttTGGTTATTGGGgatagaaatgaaatgaaaatattgacagGTATCACAAGTAATAATATAGAGTATATTAGTCATATGTAAGACGTGAATACAGACACACATAGatgtattcaaaagatttTGTTGCAACTAcgcataatattttttagatATTCTTCGTGAAACTAATACAATTATAAATGCTAAatgattgttttatttatacatcagTATAAAAAGAACAAAGCAAAGGAAATTTTCTGATAAGGTATTACATCCATGACAAGCTTGCAGATCCATTCAAATACACCATGAGtagatttttgttatttttaacttACGTTCGGTATCTGGAATTGTGCTGGCAAGACTACTAGAGGTTGAGGTAAGAGTTGTGGCACTAGGAGGTCGAGGTGGAAAACCTTCACCTCTGATAGCAGCTGTGTGTGCAACCCATGCTCCCGGATCTATGGGACGCACTGGTTCCGTTCGTGGAATCGTGAAGTACCCTTTGGGATTTGGATCCCAACATTTTGCTACCACGAGTTTTATTGGCCTGAAGCGAAAATTGTGCACTTAGAAATTGAGGCGGCTCTCGCAGATACTTGGGTTATTACTAAGATGCTATTTGTTTTTGTACAAACCCAGGTTTTTGAACCACTTCGCGTAACACCCTGACAGCCTCGTCATTGGacatgttttcaaaattgatatCGTTCACTTGAAGTATCATGTCTCCCGGTTCTATTCGGCCATCCAAAGCTACAGCTCCTCTATATTGCgataagaaaataacaaaatagtTACCTATTCAAGTTTACTCAATAGagtaaaaatttatagtttgttttttcaacatgGTGGCCtttgaaaatagtaaaaaaaattttcctaccaaataaatatttttccctaACTGAAATTCAAACCAATACTTCCAATTTGAGCATCTAATAAATAGATCTCTAAAATAATCGgtatttgaaaaaacgttGATGGTGCACTCAGTGGTCGTGGAAAGGAGCATTTAAACAACAAATATCTAtcgcattttgtttttatctaGAGAAGTTTTATTCCTTGTCTTTCCATACCGCTAAAAAACCTgatcaaaaaaattccgacTTTTCCCAGCCTTCCACGTTGCCCCCTGACCAGTAGCCACCATGATCAAACTTTGGATGCtctgtacaaaaataaatattacagaGTCCTTTCGGTACCGCGTATTTCGTGAAAACGAAACCTTAGGCAGAATTTGACGTGTCGTTTTTCATTAAGTTAttcgtttgtaaaaattacttgaaaataaactgtattataaaattgagTCGTTGAACATGTAAAGATGCTACTCTAAACGTGATAACGTGTAAATAATCTACAGATGTAGGAAAAAAGCAAAACCACGTGTTGATCCCAGTGATATGTGATAAAGATggatttcaataaaaatggCAGACACTGAAGTAACTCGTGAATGTGTGgtaacaaatatttatatttacccCTTCATGATGGAGCCGACATAGATGCCGCCGTCACCTCCTTTGTTACTTTGGCCAACGATACTAATGCCGAGAAAATTGACAGTGTCCATATTGAGTGATACGGTTATAATGTTCAGAGACATGGTGCTGTCAGTGATGCTGCTGAACGATGACGTTCTTGACATTGGTGGTAATCTGTGACGACGTTTTCGCTGCGTCCTGCGACGGTCTATAAGTGAAATGAATATTGCATCAATGATTTTTGAAGCCAGTTGTGTTTACAACGAATCTtatattgaaaagaaatctCGATACAGCTCAGCTCTAAACAACAAAATACACAAACATCATACCTAAGGTTGCTCTATCTATGGCACTGCTTGTGTTCGTGTGTCGCCCAGTCGTAGACGTTATTCGGCTGCTCGCATCGTCATCAGATTCCAGGAAAGTAGTTGTCTCTAAGTCGGAGCTTAAAATCGATGCGGTTTCATATCCATGTCCGGAACGATGCTTGGAATGGCCGTTTATGCGTAACCCTGTATCATATCATAAAATAACAGCAAAGTCGTAGATAATTACAATCAATCCTATGCTATTGGAATCGACAAGCAAAGGAACCACATTACCATTGTATTTGTTATGTCTCTCATATTTGTCCGAATGATGCCGCGAACTTTTGTGCAGATGATGGCCTTGCCTGCTGCTTATAATACTCTCAGTTTCTGTCAATGTGTCATCGTGTGAGAGCAGTGGAGGTGCTCGGTTCATGTGTCCTGGAGTAACATGGTCAGGGCGATCATGTTTTGCCTCACTGTTTGCTACGGAATCTGTGCACTGCGATGCTCCATCTGATACGTTGCTGCCTTCAGCAGAAACCAGCTGTtgacaatattcaaaaaatgatCATCAGTGATTTTAACTATATCAATTATGCACACTTACTAATATTTTACTATCAAGAAgttttatataatttcaaaGCATCATCATTATGCTTCTATGAATTGTCCATTTGTTATTTACTGTGGCAATGTGCAGTGAATGAAATCAACTAATTAGGCTTACGGGTATGAGTGCTTACCCAAGACACAACCCTTCCGTTGAAACATGGTAAATGTGCGTCATCGTCAACTATTTCTTCTTTGACAACGCTGTGAAAACATATTATTTATAGGTAAAAGTTCAAGAGGTTAATGCAAGAGGAATCAGTACAGACGCAAGGCAGATATTTCCATTGGTATTTCTAAGATAGAACAACTATTGGGACAAGAGCGAATTAGTCAAAGTATCGTACAAAAAAGTGTTTCTTGTATATTTCAAAATGGAAGCAAGATATCTAAAAGCGCAATAAACACGTTTTAAAACTCAAGTCCAATAGtgaaaaacatgtttttttttaaaaacaagaaTTCTGTAATGTTCGATAAATGAAAGAATTGCGTATATATGAACTGTCTACGCGAAAGCacggaaaaaaacaaagaaaacaggaaaaaaaatgaatgaagaaaaagctTCGTGTTGACAAGTAGTGTTAGAAATGAATCGTTTTATACATCAGATTCTATTTCGCGTTTTGAGGTAAGAAGAGCAGAATTTGTAGATACTCGAGTAAAGTTTGTTGATTATTTCTATCCGACGGACAAGTGAAATAGTGTTTGGCGATCCTGAGTGACAGCGGAAAGTGACGGATGGTGGCGGAGCGACAGGGACGACGAATAGAGGAAGGTGACTGGCGAGAGGGGCAGAGTGTGGGATCGCACCCTGAAAGTCGGGGTATCCTGGTTCCCGAGGGATGTTGGGGATGAAATATGGAGTAGCGTAGAGGCTTTGGTGAGAGAAAGGGCAAGAGCGAAAGGAAACAAGCGCAGGGCGAGTGATCTGCTGCTGGATGATAAGGAGAGCGTAGGGTGGTGCAAAACTTACCCGAAATCGTCGTCCATCGATTTGAAGAAATACTTGTAGCTCGGACGATTCAAGACATTCTTGAAGTCGGCTAGAGTCACTCTCTCCGGTGATATTGTTAGCTTAACTAGGTACGGTGTCTCCTCGTCGTCAATGtggtatattatttttgtctcCTCCATCGCTGGGAGATTGTTAAACGGAGAACATTCACGGACGTTGATTACTCTCCGTGCACTTCTTCGCTTAAGCCAACATGGCGCTGTCGACACTCGTTGGGGTTCCAGATTATTATCTCAACGCGCAGCTACCTCGCGCAGCAGACGTTCATTGCGCACCCTACTCTTCCCAATAATGTTAAGGTGCCGCTGACCTGGATCTAAAAGTTGTAATCGATCGAAGCGCCCTCTGCGTAAGTTTCCTCGGTTCCAAACCATTCGAAGGTGGTACTCTCCACCGGGGAGTAGCGCAACACAATATTAGACAAAACGCGGTCGGTAAGAGGCCTGAATCTAAGTCAGTAACCATACCAACAGGATTGACCCGAATTTTGCATGCAAATAATGACGTCATGTGTGTAGCGATTGCATCACGACCGAACTGATTATTTTGATGGTTTTACGGTGAATATAGCAAATGGGACATTCTTTGACGAATCGGAGAGATTTAGATAAAAATCGACCGACACAATTTTGATGtagcttaaaattttttcacgggttctatatcgaaaaaatagggatacgaattcgaggatttttttattttacatatttcgtaacatagaggggatcgaaaatttgataatttggtgttttCTGGCACGGAgaactcattttcaaaaattcataacgccgGTTCTGTTTGAACtgaaaagttcgttttttcaacccaaagctaataaaatgaattttaatgcaacaattgtttcatttacgattaaccgaaatttatattgttataaataattaatatgtttaaatcgatttttagcAATTGCCTTCACCTCGTAGCGAGTTCTCAGCACGACCATCGTATTCTCCATCAATTCAAAATACgttatggataaaaaatttgacgtagaatacgATGGTTGTGCTAAGAACTCGCTACGAGGTTGaggcaatttttaaaaatcgatcgaaacatgaattgtttataacagtaTAAACTTCGGAGTAATCGttaatgaaagaattgttgtaataaaattcatttcattagcTTTGAGATGCAAAAACCGAACTTTCCAGCTCAAATAGAACcggcgttatgaatttttgaaagtgagtcTTCCAAGCCAACAAacaccaaattatcaaattttcgatcccctctattttacgaaatatgtgaaataaaaaatcctcgaatacgTATCCCTATTTTCTCGGTATAGAActcgtcaaaaaaaatttcagctgaatCAAAAATGTGTCGGTCACAAAGGTGTTTGGTTGTAAAAGAATGTCCCATATACATTAAAACATATCGcgcaatattaattttatacagCACGAAGTATtgtcaaaatgatttcataaatatcaccattcaccatttgtaaatatttggaaacatattcgaaaaatacgaTTGAAACAAAACGGGTACGAATCGTTGTGGTCTCGTTTTATGAAGTTACGCCATCGgtcgtccccccccccccctccgccaGCCAACTCCGCTTCTCCTTGTCGCAAACTTGAATGGTCATGTTTATTTTCCGTCCGTGCATTACATTGTATTCGATTATTCGCTCAGTCTACGGATAGTGACTGtgcgcgagaaaaaaaaatctttgtgtCGGCAGACGACTGTGCTCGAACATTTTGTATTTCCAAAATACAGAgtatttctcattcttcttcaGAGGTTTTCTATGAGGTACATACATGATTATCTCTGGTtagtatttatacatatatatatatatatatatatatatatatatatatgtacattatacagtTGTATAAAACGTGCACCCcgacttaaaattttttcgacttACGCCGTCAATGCCGGAACGACCCATAGCGTAACTTCGGGGTATTACTGTATCGGAATCATTCTGAAATTGTACATCGTTTGTTACACACAACTCTACtgacaataatgaaataattttatgttcgAAGCTATTGTACTAGTGAAAatggtttcaaaaaatgattatatataatattggaaCACTTTATTCATGTTACTATGGATATATGAAATAATTGTTGACATCGACGttgaggattatttttataccctctGAAATATTAAATGCAAAGAATTAGTATCTGAGATTCGAGGTCACTATGAAGCTGCGGGTTGTGCGAAACAGTTTCCTTCTCCCGGTTGATGGGAGTTTCTAACATCCATTGCGAAGTAATGTCATTTGAACATAGTTCACCATTCCATGAAGATATCCTCGCGGCATGTGACATTGCGTCCGTCCAACGGTTACGACGGATTATCCTGTAAAATATAAGCGTGTTCATTTGGTTGTTTCGCTTTTTCAATGCAGAATCCATAACATGATTAGTActtgtcgataaaaatatactttggcAGAGAATTCGTGCCCTCCCCTCCTTATCTTATAAGGACACATACAAATACATGGGTCCTCTTCTGTTCTCTTACAGCCATGTGTCGGCGCCATCTCACTATACCCAAAAATGTTAAAAGTGAATGGTCGAATCTGACGAAATGGAAtagtgtgattaaaaattttgatcatcttgaataatccgaaaagttgagataattcttttgaaattaagatattcattttttacgaatcactctaaatttcaccatattcaatattttactaccGATAGCAGATATCTAATGTATGGTCAGTTggaatgaatatgaatgggaaattcctcgtcaaacccgacggattatttgtaatcggaaagattttttacagaatgtataaaatggtaGAAGCCTCGCCAAAAAATGGTACCATTAAACAATTCGTTcgttaataacaattacaatgTTCAATGTTTCCGGATAAACCAAAGTTTTCTACGAAAGCTTATCCTCTCTGCTCGCGAATGtgctgtgaataatttttctacgtcAAGTAGAACCGGAGATAAGATATTTATTCTTCAAGTTTGCTGCGCGCtcattttgcaacaaaattgaatgactcggtgctttcggaaaaaaaaatcgtagaaataggTTTTGACTTTTTATGCTCACATATCACTTCGAAAAAGCTTTcattgttttggaaaatacgCGGTCACATTTTGTCAGAATGATATTTCTGACTCAAGAACCTAAATTTCGTCCCAACTGACTTTTTATGGTTTacatgatgaaataataacagtcgtaatatttattttccttaagatttgaaatttctcgcaTATTTGCATCGTACTTAGGGTATATGTCAACACGTGTAAATTTCTCCAATtatcggaaaagaaaattaccgtacgattataataattgaactctCCGAGCATTCGAATCTAGGCTCCGATAAAATTGTGGTATTCACAACGAAGCATTCAGCAATTCTTATGTTCTGCACACTcctaacgaaaaatcaaaatcattaTATATGaagagaacagagaaaagaaaatttgaaacacgtatacaatttggttactcaatattttgaaaaatgtataacagaACGATGATCGAAACAAATGTCAACAAAACGACGATCTTTCGAACGCCACGCTTTCGAAGACAAGACGATttgttttctacattttttttctgtactaTGAAAATGCTGGAAGTCCCTCACCACTCTTCAACGGTATACATTTTCGTAGAAATACAATGAGCATCATGGGTACAGTGAGAACACTCTGGGGCGAGTTTTTCCATACTTATGAACGGTAgtgtatattcatttgaaaaaaaaccggcaatttctcaaataatgaattgaaaaatctgaaaaaattcacgcagAGTACCTTCTAGTAGTACTTTGATGtaaccaattatggggcagatctgagatggtcgaaaaaaaagtggccgagttgacggagaatcctTCCTTTTCGGGTTGAATTCctaaaatatcgatttttggaaaaaaaggtgGGAACCGAAGTTGTTCAGAATTTGATTCTCAACAAGTTTGTTGCTATTAATTTATGCcattaagttgaaaataaacgagataatggaaatatttcgaatttgtcgCTATTTTCAGGTTTAATTCCAAAAATCTTGATCCTAGCAGAAAAACTGTAGGAACTAAACTTGtaggaaatcaaaatttatacaacttttgtttccacggtttttctgtaaaatcaaaaccggccgagttattcaagaaaagccattttaacctaaaaaaccatttttcgaatatacgcATAAGCATGATTTACATGCATGACgtacaaaattatttacaaattaaccggggaatttcaatatcaattCTGACGATGACccaagaaattaaaaggttGATCGAAAcagaaatccgaaaaaatgaaatttccatttctttgaatgaaaaaaggcgttttcccgaaaaatttcttaggaACTGTCGACTCCAATTTTGACAAGGATTCGCCCTGTCAAGTATTTGCTGTGAATTACGAATCACCCTGCATAGCAAGTGCAGATTTGGCAGGATTCTTGTAAATGATATGTATAATTGCATAACAGAAATTTGCAGTATAAAACACTTACCATTGCAACGAACGATTCGTTCGTCGGCGCGTCAAATTTAACCTTTTTTCGGTTCAGCCGTGCGACGCAACTCATCCATTGTTGCACTCACAagattattgttgtttgtaacaaatatatgtatacacactgGCCGCGTGAAAATTTGCACGTGATTAGAACTTGTGACACGGCAAATTACCAAAACACTTGCGTTTGCTTCGTTCGCCGCGAAAAGTGAATGTGGACGGTACGCGAGGAAACGCAGAAGTGACGGCCGCTCGGATAGTGGGGACAGTGGGGTGTGAGGGATAGTACTCGGAATCCGAAGAAGTTGATTCCTTCGAGAGTTccaaatttctgtgaaatctTATAGGATTGTACCGGATTTGATGTACAACAGTAACACATACCCCGACTTTTCGTAGGTCGTATACGATGCAGAAACCAACC
Proteins encoded in this region:
- the dsh gene encoding segment polarity protein dishevelled homolog DVL-3 isoform X1; amino-acid sequence: MEETKIIYHIDDEETPYLVKLTISPERVTLADFKNVLNRPSYKYFFKSMDDDFGVVKEEIVDDDAHLPCFNGRVVSWLVSAEGSNVSDGASQCTDSVANSEAKHDRPDHVTPGHMNRAPPLLSHDDTLTETESIISSRQGHHLHKSSRHHSDKYERHNKYNGLRINGHSKHRSGHGYETASILSSDLETTTFLESDDDASSRITSTTGRHTNTSSAIDRATLDRRRTQRKRRHRLPPMSRTSSFSSITDSTMSLNIITVSLNMDTVNFLGISIVGQSNKGGDGGIYVGSIMKGGAVALDGRIEPGDMILQVNDINFENMSNDEAVRVLREVVQKPGPIKLVVAKCWDPNPKGYFTIPRTEPVRPIDPGAWVAHTAAIRGEGFPPRPPSATTLTSTSSSLASTIPDTEQTTVSTGPIEELHLTMNTDMPTIVRAMARPDSGLEIRDRMWLKITIPNAFIGADVVDWLNSHVEGFIDRRDARKYASLMLKAGFIRHTVNKITFSEQCYYIFGDLCSAMSSMKLDCDTVGPLPPPSAWDMPYSGTYAPHSATGYSPMPFNFTNEPTVYGYHREESVHSGSGGSSAGSEHICKEPIHDLKSCSSASESDLHIPSIPSMPNKNTGNGNGSNGKRSNGSRSRSSGSEQSVQTGTGSGNQQDLSAVRSGAGQLLRFLFPCTNREDCGKVEGQVKWNSSNR
- the dsh gene encoding segment polarity protein dishevelled homolog DVL-3 isoform X3 yields the protein MEETKIIYHIDDEETPYLVKLTISPERVTLADFKNVLNRPSYKYFFKSMDDDFGVVKEEIVDDDAHLPCFNGRVVSWLVSAEGSNVSDGASQCTDSVANSEAKHDRPDHVTPGHMNRAPPLLSHDDTLTETESIISSRQGHHLHKSSRHHSDKYERHNKYNGLRINGHSKHRSGHGYETASILSSDLETTTFLESDDDASSRITSTTGRHTNTSSAIDRATLDRRRTQRKRRHRLPPMSRTSSFSSITDSTMSLNIITVSLNMDTVNFLGISIVGQSNKGGDGGIYVGSIMKGGAVALDGRIEPGDMILQVNDINFENMSNDEAVRVLREVVQKPGPIKLVVAKCWDPNPKGYFTIPRTEPVRPIDPGAWVAHTAAIRGEGFPPRPPSATTLTSTSSSLASTIPDTERPIEELHLTMNTDMPTIVRAMARPDSGLEIRDRMWLKITIPNAFIGADVVDWLNSHVEGFIDRRDARKYASLMLKAGFIRHTVNKITFSEQCYYIFGDLCSAMSSMKLDCDTVGPLPPPSAWDMPYSGTYAPHSATGYSPMPFNFTNEPTVYGYHREESVHSGSGGSSAGSEHICKEPIHDLKSCSSASESDLHIPSIPSMPNKNTGNGNGSNGKRSNGSRSRSSGSEQSVQTGTGSGNQQDLSAVRSGAGQLLRFLFPCTNREDCGKVEGQVKWNSSNR
- the dsh gene encoding segment polarity protein dishevelled homolog DVL-3 isoform X2, which produces MEETKIIYHIDDEETPYLVKLTISPERVTLADFKNVLNRPSYKYFFKSMDDDFGVVKEEIVDDDAHLPCFNGRVVSWLVSAEGSNVSDGASQCTDSVANSEAKHDRPDHVTPGHMNRAPPLLSHDDTLTETESIISSRQGHHLHKSSRHHSDKYERHNKYNGLRINGHSKHRSGHGYETASILSSDLETTTFLESDDDASSRITSTTGRHTNTSSAIDRATLDRRRTQRKRRHRLPPMSRTSSFSSITDSTMSLNIITVSLNMDTVNFLGISIVGQSNKGGDGGIYVGSIMKGGAVALDGRIEPGDMILQVNDINFENMSNDEAVRVLREVVQKPGPIKLVVAKCWDPNPKGYFTIPRTEPVRPIDPGAWVAHTAAIRGEGFPPRPPSATTLTSTSSSLASTIPDTEQTTVSTGPIEELHLTMNTDMPTIVRAMARPDSGLEIRDRMWLKITIPNAFIGADVVDWLNSHVEGFIDRRDARKYASLMLKAGFIRHTVNKITFSEQCYYIFGDLCSAMSSMKLDCDTVGPLPPPSAWDMPYSGTYAPHSATGYSPMPFNFTNEPTVYGYHREESVHSGSGGSSAGSEHICKEPIHDLKSCSSASESDLHIPSIPSMPNKNTGNGNGSNGKRSNGSRSRSSGSEQSVQTGTGSGNQQDLSGRRRLEETQTQTSDLDNNSRDGTFEEDILEYQFSHK